The genomic stretch CTCATTTTCCCAAGGCAGCTTTTGGGGGGAAGCTTCCCCCCGAAACGTGCCGCCCCGTTGTAGCACCTGCCTATGATTGGGGAAAGGGTAAAGGTATGGAAATAAAGAGTTATTTAAATCACTCCGAGGATATTTTTCTTTTCCTTTCCCCCTTTCCCTTTTCCCTTTCCCCCTCTTAAAAAAGCCCATTCCCCATTCCCCATTCCCCATTCCCAATTCCCAATGCCCCATGCCCACTATCCACTATCCACTAACAACTAACAACTATCCACTATCCACTAACTCTGCTGTTGTGGAACTTGTGAAATTTCCGCCAATTCCTTTTCTTTATCTTCTCTGCGCTTTTTAGCGTAAAGTTGAATAGTAGCTACCATCGCAATAATCATTGCCACAATTACCCAAACAGTAATATCGGTTGGTAGACTATCTTTAAATATAGCCAGCAATACAATCACGACTAACATTAAGCTGGGTGCTTCATTCAAAGCGCGTAACTGTTTGCTACTCCAGCGACATTCATCAACTGCTAACTGCTTCATTAACCTTTTGCAATAATGATGATAGCCAAGTAAAAGAGCCACAAATCCTAATTTTACATGCAACCAAGTCTGTTTTAAAACTTCTGGTTCAGTAGTTAATAAACCGATCGCCATGAAGACTGTTAACAACATTCCTGGAGTCGTGATAATGCTGTAAAGCCGTTTTTCCATTATCTGATACTGATTTTTCAGTATCGTGCGTGCTGGTTCTGGTTCTTGGTTAGCTTCGACGTGATAGATAAAAAGACGTACTAGATAAAATAATCCAGCAAACCAGACTACAATGCCGATAATGTGAAACGCTTTAAACCATGAATAAGCCATGAATTTTATTCTCCATTTAGCTTGACAAATCACTGAAAAAAAGCAATACGTAGTAAGCGATTCATCGCTTATTTTGAGCGCTAAAGCGCTCACTACGAGACTTTCTTCTATTTTGACTTATCATCTGTACGCCGTACAAAAGGTAAAAGGTCTTCTAAAATCGTTTCATGATAATGTTCTTGAGGATAATGCCCGACGTTATTAAGTTTTATTACTTCGGCATTCGGTACAGAATCGGCAAACTTTTGTGCCATATCTATAGAAAGCCAAG from Tolypothrix sp. NIES-4075 encodes the following:
- the hemJ gene encoding protoporphyrinogen oxidase HemJ, with protein sequence MAYSWFKAFHIIGIVVWFAGLFYLVRLFIYHVEANQEPEPARTILKNQYQIMEKRLYSIITTPGMLLTVFMAIGLLTTEPEVLKQTWLHVKLGFVALLLGYHHYCKRLMKQLAVDECRWSSKQLRALNEAPSLMLVVIVLLAIFKDSLPTDITVWVIVAMIIAMVATIQLYAKKRREDKEKELAEISQVPQQQS